In a genomic window of Bacillus sp. E(2018):
- a CDS encoding glycosyltransferase family 2 protein, with protein MFSTILYLSIMWLCGWFMLWNIRTLSAKGPHEPHSVSVIIPARNEEANLKNLLPTLSDQSMKLHEVIVVNDDSEDRTEEVAQEFGVTVVKPERLPIGWLGKPWACWNGAKHATGSILLFLDADLEIERDGIERLCGEWERTGGLISVQPFHQMKSAREKLSSLFNIIVMAAMQCFTLFRKKPAGAFGPCLMIDRRTYTEIGGHEGIRHQVLEHMEMGRVAMNQGVNVTCFSGYKAVYFRMYSESLTALFLGWCKSFALGSAKTPLLPLVLTVAWITGGISLAIQLPFLLVQDVSEMVLWGLFYLLYAIQIKTLMKRIGTNTIFSALSHPFHFLFFSVVYIWSFILSMIKKEVKWKGREISVSEKGDA; from the coding sequence ATGTTTTCTACCATTTTGTATCTATCAATCATGTGGCTTTGTGGGTGGTTCATGCTATGGAATATTCGCACGCTAAGTGCCAAAGGTCCTCATGAACCACATTCTGTTTCAGTTATTATTCCCGCAAGGAATGAGGAAGCAAACTTAAAAAATTTATTACCTACATTGAGTGACCAAAGTATGAAGCTTCATGAAGTAATCGTTGTTAACGATGATTCTGAGGATCGAACAGAAGAAGTGGCTCAGGAGTTCGGTGTTACCGTTGTAAAGCCAGAACGTCTTCCAATCGGTTGGTTAGGCAAACCATGGGCATGTTGGAATGGCGCAAAACATGCAACAGGCTCCATATTGTTATTTTTGGATGCCGATCTTGAAATAGAGAGAGACGGAATTGAACGCTTGTGTGGTGAATGGGAAAGAACCGGAGGATTGATCAGTGTCCAGCCTTTTCATCAGATGAAGAGTGCCCGAGAAAAATTATCTTCTCTATTTAATATCATCGTTATGGCCGCTATGCAATGCTTTACCCTATTTCGAAAAAAACCTGCTGGTGCGTTTGGTCCTTGCCTCATGATCGATAGAAGAACCTATACAGAGATTGGTGGGCATGAAGGGATTAGACACCAAGTTCTTGAACATATGGAAATGGGAAGAGTGGCTATGAATCAGGGTGTAAACGTTACTTGTTTCTCAGGATACAAGGCGGTTTATTTCCGAATGTATTCAGAAAGTCTAACAGCATTATTTTTAGGATGGTGTAAAAGCTTCGCACTTGGATCAGCGAAAACGCCTCTCCTGCCCTTAGTGCTGACAGTAGCTTGGATTACAGGAGGAATAAGTTTAGCCATTCAGCTTCCTTTCTTACTCGTTCAAGATGTGAGCGAAATGGTGTTATGGGGACTCTTCTATCTGCTTTATGCGATTCAGATTAAGACCTTAATGAAGAGAATTGGAACGAATACCATTTTTTCAGCACTGTCACACCCGTTCCACTTCTTGTTTTTTTCTGTAGTGTACATTTGGTCTTTTATTTTGAGTATGATCAAAAAAGAAGTAAAGTGGAAAGGTAGAGAAATCTCGGTTTCTGAAAAAGGAGATGCGTAA
- the crtI gene encoding phytoene desaturase family protein — MRKVAIIGGGLGGLSASISLASKGCEVHVYEKNEHFGGKLMPVALGTHTFDFGPNTITMPQIFDEVFLDAGEDPRDYFQWIKLDTHTRNVSSNGEIFEMSTDVDHVMNQLNELDSYAAQRYSDYLAEVTRLYHLAEKEFFPRTFTSMKDYLSPSLFNAFTKVRPLQSMDSFHRKYFKHPLLLQTFNRYATYIGSSPFQAPATFSLIAYLEMIQGVYYVKGGNVKIAESMVRLAEKLGVHLHAGVEVTKISVMDAEAKSLILSNGEEVTFDAVVMNGDLLEAYPKLVEERYRPSMKNKKVESYSPSISAFVLLVGLNKRLDNLLHHQVYFSKDYKREFEMLFNGEYPDDPTIYISNSSVTDPAVSPDGDNLFILVNAPPIRTTSSKSLDEYEQYKQLVYDRLESFGLHIRPHIVHEKMITPLDIQAKFGAFRGALYGISANERKNTFLRPSNRSKDIHNLYFAGGTTHPGGGSPMVVMSGRNVARELLKGSVPKQLS, encoded by the coding sequence ATGAGAAAAGTTGCAATTATCGGAGGCGGCCTTGGGGGATTGTCTGCAAGCATCTCACTTGCTAGTAAAGGTTGTGAGGTTCATGTCTATGAAAAAAACGAGCATTTTGGCGGGAAGCTAATGCCTGTAGCTTTAGGTACTCACACGTTTGATTTCGGACCGAACACCATCACGATGCCTCAAATATTTGACGAAGTGTTTCTGGATGCTGGTGAAGATCCTAGGGACTATTTTCAGTGGATCAAATTAGATACGCATACTCGAAATGTTAGCAGCAATGGGGAAATTTTTGAGATGTCGACCGATGTAGATCATGTCATGAATCAATTAAATGAACTTGATTCCTATGCGGCACAACGATATTCAGATTACCTTGCAGAAGTGACTCGCTTATATCATCTAGCAGAAAAAGAGTTTTTCCCTAGGACCTTTACGAGTATGAAAGACTATCTTTCTCCCTCACTGTTCAATGCTTTTACAAAAGTGCGGCCACTGCAATCCATGGACAGCTTTCATCGGAAATACTTTAAGCATCCGCTTTTGCTGCAAACCTTTAACCGTTATGCCACTTACATAGGTTCATCCCCCTTTCAAGCACCTGCTACATTCTCTCTAATTGCTTATCTAGAGATGATTCAAGGTGTTTACTACGTAAAAGGTGGCAACGTAAAAATCGCAGAAAGTATGGTGCGCCTAGCAGAAAAACTTGGGGTTCATTTACATGCAGGGGTAGAAGTTACAAAAATAAGCGTTATGGATGCTGAAGCAAAATCACTGATCCTTTCAAACGGAGAAGAAGTGACGTTCGATGCTGTCGTGATGAACGGAGACCTGCTCGAAGCGTATCCTAAGCTCGTAGAAGAACGCTACAGACCTTCCATGAAGAATAAGAAAGTGGAAAGTTATTCTCCTTCGATTTCTGCATTTGTTCTCTTAGTCGGCTTAAACAAACGGTTAGATAACCTATTGCATCACCAAGTGTATTTCTCAAAGGATTATAAACGAGAGTTCGAAATGTTATTCAACGGAGAATACCCTGATGACCCAACCATCTATATTTCAAATTCATCTGTAACCGATCCAGCCGTCTCCCCTGATGGAGATAACCTGTTTATATTGGTAAATGCACCACCTATACGAACGACTTCTTCTAAAAGCCTAGATGAGTATGAGCAATACAAACAATTAGTGTATGACCGTTTAGAGTCGTTCGGTCTACATATAAGGCCACATATCGTTCATGAGAAGATGATTACGCCACTCGACATACAAGCTAAGTTTGGGGCATTTCGAGGGGCATTATATGGTATATCAGCAAATGAACGTAAGAACACGTTTCTCCGTCCTTCTAATCGCTCTAAAGACATCCACAATTTGTATTTTGCGGGGGGAACAACGCATCCTGGAGGCGGCTCCCCGATGGTCGTCATGAGCGGCCGCAATGTCGCTCGTGAACTGCTGAAGGGGTCAGTCCCCAAACAATTATCATAA
- the crtI gene encoding phytoene desaturase family protein: MKKKVLVVGGGLGGLSAALRLAADGHEVTVLEKNERIGGKLNQRSGKGYTFDTGPSILTMPWVLEQLFESAGKNIHDYINIERIEPQWRTFFEDGTVIDVTSDLPEMLKEISKVNPQDAASFFKYLDYCSQMYELSMKSFYKKSLTGLNDLRTLHSFKELLAMDPVKSMDQATKKFIKDKHLQQLFNFFIMYIGSSPYQAPAVLSQLIHVQLGLGIYYVEGGMYKIAESILSVLNEYNVDVRTNQKVVGILTEGTTAKGVKLENGEELYADIVVSNLEAIPAYKTLLSNHPQAKKAAEDLSKYEPTVSGLVLLLGVDKKYDEFAHHNFFFSQSGEREFDQIFNTGILADDPTVYVGISSKTDPTQAPEGKDNWFVLTHVPPLKEGETWESNLESYRELVLNKLERMGAKDLRQHVEWEYTFTPDTLKELYGPNGGSIYGIRTDRKMNGGFKIPSRSNQFSNLYFVGGSTHPGGGVPMVTLSGQLTADLIGEDLKNVSKEIG, from the coding sequence ATGAAGAAAAAAGTGTTAGTTGTAGGCGGCGGACTTGGAGGCCTATCAGCAGCTCTTCGATTGGCAGCTGATGGACACGAAGTAACTGTACTCGAAAAGAATGAACGTATCGGCGGCAAACTAAATCAGCGTTCTGGAAAAGGATATACCTTTGATACGGGTCCTTCTATCTTAACCATGCCATGGGTGCTTGAACAGCTGTTTGAATCTGCTGGGAAGAACATTCATGATTACATTAATATCGAGCGAATCGAGCCACAGTGGAGAACCTTTTTTGAAGATGGCACGGTTATTGATGTGACGAGCGACCTGCCAGAAATGTTAAAAGAGATCAGTAAAGTAAATCCTCAAGATGCTGCTTCATTCTTTAAGTACCTGGATTATTGCAGCCAAATGTACGAACTTAGCATGAAGAGTTTTTATAAGAAAAGTTTAACTGGATTAAACGATCTGCGCACTCTTCATAGCTTTAAAGAACTTCTTGCGATGGACCCTGTGAAATCAATGGATCAAGCAACGAAAAAGTTCATTAAAGATAAACACCTTCAACAACTATTTAATTTCTTCATCATGTATATCGGTTCCTCCCCTTATCAGGCACCTGCCGTTCTTTCTCAGCTGATTCACGTGCAGCTTGGCCTTGGTATCTATTATGTGGAAGGCGGAATGTACAAAATTGCTGAATCGATCTTAAGTGTATTAAACGAATATAACGTTGATGTTCGAACGAATCAAAAAGTAGTAGGAATTTTAACAGAAGGTACTACGGCTAAAGGGGTAAAACTTGAGAACGGCGAAGAGCTGTATGCAGATATCGTTGTTTCAAACTTAGAAGCGATCCCAGCTTACAAGACACTTCTCTCCAATCATCCTCAGGCTAAAAAAGCAGCGGAAGATTTAAGTAAATACGAACCTACTGTATCAGGTCTTGTCTTATTGCTTGGAGTTGATAAAAAGTACGATGAATTTGCGCATCACAACTTCTTCTTCTCTCAAAGTGGGGAAAGAGAATTTGATCAAATCTTTAACACAGGTATCCTTGCTGATGATCCTACAGTCTATGTTGGAATCTCATCAAAAACCGATCCGACCCAAGCACCTGAAGGCAAAGACAATTGGTTTGTCCTCACACACGTGCCTCCTCTTAAAGAAGGAGAAACGTGGGAAAGCAACCTTGAGAGCTATCGTGAGCTCGTCTTAAACAAGCTTGAGCGAATGGGAGCTAAAGACCTTCGCCAGCACGTGGAATGGGAATACACGTTTACACCTGACACATTAAAAGAACTGTACGGACCGAACGGAGGCTCCATCTACGGTATTCGAACGGACCGTAAGATGAATGGCGGATTTAAGATTCCGAGCAGAAGCAACCAATTTAGCAATCTATATTTTGTTGGAGGCTCCACTCACCCTGGTGGCGGCGTTCCAATGGTAACACTATCAGGACAGCTGACAGCTGATTTAATAGGTGAAGATTTAAAAAATGTTTCAAAGGAGATCGGGTAA
- the fni gene encoding type 2 isopentenyl-diphosphate Delta-isomerase codes for MDISKDLTEKRKTEHIRISLNEDVEGKNITTGLENYRFVPNALPELSFDEISLSTTFLNKNMRTPFLISSMTGGTETAYQINQQLAMAAQEKGWAIGLGSMRAAVENEDLAYTFQIRKYAPDIPIIANIGAVQLNYDFGIDQCRQAVEMAEADMLVLHLNTLQEVFQPEGDTNFSQLLSKIEEIANSLHVPVGVKEVGMGIDEKTADRLTSAGIQFIDVAGAGGTSWIQVESYRSNDSIRKEAAEAFLDWGLPTAESILAVRKNNFDIPLIASGGLKHGVDAAKTIALGANLAGFGRLLLPSAVENDVQALLVQMERIEFEMRAAMFGIGAGCIEKLAHSDRLIKKV; via the coding sequence TTGGATATTTCGAAGGATCTTACGGAAAAGCGGAAAACTGAACATATTAGAATTAGTTTGAATGAAGATGTTGAAGGTAAAAACATTACAACGGGGCTTGAAAACTATCGCTTCGTACCTAACGCACTGCCTGAATTATCATTTGATGAAATTTCGCTCTCAACCACATTTTTAAACAAAAACATGCGTACACCCTTTTTGATCTCTTCCATGACAGGTGGAACAGAAACCGCCTATCAAATCAATCAACAATTAGCAATGGCTGCTCAGGAAAAAGGATGGGCGATAGGACTCGGTTCAATGAGAGCTGCGGTAGAGAATGAGGATCTTGCTTATACGTTTCAGATTCGAAAGTATGCTCCTGATATTCCAATCATCGCAAACATTGGAGCGGTACAGCTCAATTATGATTTTGGGATCGATCAGTGTAGACAGGCGGTCGAGATGGCTGAAGCTGATATGCTAGTTCTGCACTTAAATACATTACAGGAAGTGTTCCAGCCAGAAGGAGATACGAACTTCTCTCAATTACTTTCTAAGATCGAAGAAATCGCAAATTCTCTTCATGTGCCTGTAGGTGTAAAAGAAGTAGGAATGGGAATCGACGAAAAAACCGCAGACCGCCTTACATCAGCGGGGATCCAATTCATCGACGTAGCTGGTGCAGGGGGAACGTCATGGATACAAGTAGAGAGTTATCGTTCGAACGACAGCATTCGTAAAGAAGCAGCTGAGGCGTTTTTAGATTGGGGACTGCCTACTGCTGAAAGCATACTCGCCGTGAGAAAAAACAATTTTGATATCCCGTTAATCGCAAGTGGAGGTCTTAAACACGGAGTTGATGCTGCTAAAACTATTGCATTAGGTGCGAATCTTGCTGGTTTTGGAAGACTGCTACTGCCATCTGCTGTAGAAAATGACGTTCAAGCTCTTCTCGTACAGATGGAACGAATTGAATTTGAGATGCGGGCGGCCATGTTTGGTATAGGTGCTGGTTGTATTGAAAAACTTGCACATTCAGACCGACTTATTAAGAAGGTATAA
- the putP gene encoding sodium/proline symporter PutP, whose product MQTGVIISLVIYMAGMLYIGYWAYKKTSDLNDYMLGGRGLGPAVTALSAGASDMSGWMMMGIPGAMFTDGISSIWISVGLAIGAYLNYILVAPRLRTYTEVADDSITIPDYLENRFNDTQKILRIVSGLVIIVFFTLYASAGLVSGGKLFESAFGTTYLTGMLITVGVVVAYTLFGGFLAVSWTDFVQGCIMFVALVLVPIVAFTDIGDTQTLIDTVRGVDPSLLQATKGLTTLGLISFLAWGLGYFGQPHIIVRFMAITSVKDIKTARRIGMSWMIISLIGASLTGFIGVAWFAREGRELADPETVFIEFANLLFHPLITGFLLAAILAAIMSTISSQLLVTSSSVTEDFYKQFLKKDASQKELVMIGRIAVLVVAVIAVLLSLNPSDTILSLVGYAWAGFGSAFGPLILLSLFWKKMTKWGALAGIIVGAVTVLTWVQFPNLKEQVYEMIPGFFLSLIAILIVSALTKNPSKKVQNQFDDMEETLDELK is encoded by the coding sequence ATGCAAACAGGAGTTATTATTTCTTTAGTTATTTACATGGCCGGTATGCTTTATATCGGATACTGGGCTTACAAAAAAACATCTGATCTAAATGACTACATGTTGGGTGGAAGAGGATTAGGTCCTGCAGTTACTGCACTTTCAGCTGGAGCATCAGACATGAGTGGTTGGATGATGATGGGTATTCCAGGTGCGATGTTCACGGACGGGATCAGCTCTATTTGGATCTCTGTAGGACTTGCTATCGGTGCTTATCTAAACTACATCCTTGTAGCACCTCGTCTTCGTACGTACACAGAAGTTGCAGATGATTCCATTACCATTCCAGATTACTTAGAAAATCGTTTTAACGATACACAAAAAATTCTACGTATTGTTTCTGGACTTGTAATTATTGTCTTCTTCACACTTTACGCATCTGCTGGACTTGTATCTGGCGGTAAGCTGTTTGAAAGTGCATTCGGTACAACTTATCTAACTGGTATGCTGATTACGGTTGGGGTAGTTGTAGCTTATACACTATTTGGTGGATTCCTTGCAGTAAGTTGGACGGATTTTGTTCAAGGCTGTATTATGTTTGTTGCGTTGGTTTTAGTACCGATCGTTGCGTTTACTGATATTGGTGACACGCAAACTCTTATTGATACAGTACGCGGGGTTGACCCATCCCTTCTTCAAGCCACAAAAGGACTGACCACTCTTGGTCTGATTTCATTTTTAGCTTGGGGATTAGGTTACTTTGGACAACCACATATCATTGTTCGTTTTATGGCAATCACATCTGTAAAAGATATTAAAACTGCACGTAGAATCGGTATGAGCTGGATGATCATCTCTCTGATCGGGGCATCTCTCACAGGATTCATTGGTGTAGCTTGGTTTGCTAGAGAAGGCAGAGAACTTGCCGACCCTGAAACTGTATTTATCGAATTTGCGAACCTGTTGTTCCACCCGCTAATTACTGGTTTCTTATTAGCAGCCATTCTAGCTGCAATCATGAGTACGATTTCTTCTCAGTTGTTAGTAACATCCTCTTCTGTAACTGAAGACTTTTATAAGCAATTCTTGAAGAAGGATGCATCTCAGAAGGAACTCGTAATGATCGGCCGTATTGCGGTACTTGTTGTAGCCGTAATTGCTGTATTATTGTCGTTGAATCCTAGTGATACCATTCTTAGCCTTGTTGGTTACGCATGGGCAGGATTTGGTTCAGCGTTCGGACCACTTATTCTATTGAGTCTATTCTGGAAGAAGATGACGAAGTGGGGAGCTCTTGCAGGTATCATTGTTGGTGCTGTTACAGTACTTACATGGGTACAGTTCCCGAACTTAAAAGAACAAGTGTATGAAATGATTCCTGGATTCTTCTTAAGCTTAATTGCCATTCTTATTGTGAGTGCATTAACGAAAAATCCATCTAAAAAGGTTCAAAACCAATTTGATGATATGGAAGAGACACTTGATGAACTAAAATAA
- a CDS encoding glycosyl-4,4'-diaponeurosporenoate acyltransferase, which yields MLIELSPFWTVVINILAWLIFHLTVAYIIHRIPFSNFTKESRWDSAFGWENSGGWYETIGIRKWKTILPDGGDFYRGGFAKKTLEGDSLEYLARFLAETRRAELTHWLSMPPALLFFLWNPVWIGNIMIVYAVLFNLPFIFIQRYNRFRLIRILNLINKTLERKRRKVVGYFEGSYGKAEN from the coding sequence ATGCTGATTGAACTTTCTCCGTTTTGGACGGTAGTGATTAATATTCTTGCCTGGCTCATCTTTCATTTAACTGTCGCTTATATCATTCATCGAATTCCTTTTTCTAACTTTACAAAAGAGAGCAGATGGGATTCAGCTTTTGGTTGGGAAAACAGTGGAGGATGGTATGAAACAATAGGAATACGCAAATGGAAAACCATACTGCCAGATGGTGGTGATTTTTATAGGGGAGGATTCGCAAAGAAAACACTAGAAGGAGATTCCCTAGAGTATTTAGCCCGTTTTTTAGCAGAAACACGTCGTGCAGAACTAACGCATTGGCTATCTATGCCCCCAGCTCTATTGTTTTTCTTATGGAACCCTGTTTGGATCGGCAACATCATGATTGTGTATGCCGTTCTCTTCAATCTACCCTTCATATTCATCCAGAGATACAACAGGTTCAGACTGATTCGAATCCTGAACCTTATAAATAAGACGCTTGAACGAAAGAGGAGGAAAGTTGTTGGATATTTCGAAGGATCTTACGGAAAAGCGGAAAACTGA
- a CDS encoding carotenoid biosynthesis protein, whose amino-acid sequence MQIAQQHSTIDKVLFRFFIFWYSVGLILLVFDILPPSLEWANSVFLIACGVLGGFYFYRTYGNFGAVFTLFVLFGSIVAESIGVKTGLIFGHYNYSDQLGLQWLGVPVAIGFAWVMILAVSHAIAGGIVKPFKGQTAIKIPLYVITGGLIAVVMDGIIDPVAYLVKGYWFWDGSGIYYGIPLQNFVGWFLLASFFHIVLVTGLNITKKATTTPHPYWHSRTVAVFLMVTSMFVVLGLTSELYLASIGVTLASIILMSLYRINNKPLSLNRSIAYSPGKR is encoded by the coding sequence TTGCAAATCGCACAGCAGCATAGCACCATCGATAAAGTACTTTTTCGGTTCTTTATCTTTTGGTATAGCGTAGGGTTAATACTTCTTGTTTTTGATATTCTTCCTCCTTCTCTTGAGTGGGCAAACAGTGTGTTTTTAATCGCATGCGGTGTTCTTGGAGGATTTTACTTTTATCGAACGTACGGTAACTTTGGCGCTGTTTTTACATTATTTGTTCTGTTTGGAAGTATCGTAGCAGAGAGTATCGGCGTCAAAACCGGCTTAATTTTCGGTCACTATAATTATAGTGATCAGCTGGGTTTACAATGGTTAGGTGTTCCTGTTGCCATCGGATTCGCGTGGGTGATGATTTTAGCCGTCTCTCACGCGATCGCTGGCGGAATTGTTAAACCATTTAAAGGTCAAACAGCTATAAAAATACCACTCTATGTGATTACAGGTGGTCTGATAGCTGTTGTCATGGATGGAATCATTGATCCTGTTGCTTACCTTGTTAAAGGCTACTGGTTCTGGGATGGGTCAGGCATCTATTATGGTATACCGTTGCAGAACTTTGTTGGCTGGTTTCTGCTGGCTAGCTTCTTTCATATCGTTTTAGTTACAGGATTGAACATTACAAAAAAAGCAACAACCACTCCGCATCCTTATTGGCATTCTCGTACGGTCGCTGTGTTTTTAATGGTCACGAGCATGTTTGTGGTACTAGGATTAACATCAGAGCTGTATCTAGCTTCAATCGGTGTGACTCTCGCTAGTATCATCTTGATGAGTTTATATCGAATAAACAATAAACCACTTTCTCTAAATCGCAGTATAGCTTACAGCCCGGGGAAAAGGTGA
- a CDS encoding glycosyltransferase family 2 protein has translation MMILLFIAAALLFFAATLLNSLFLPSLKKPSLRASHSERVAVFVPMRNEENNVAGLVSTLKGLTHRPISFTILDDHSDDETYNLLLEHIDDDSRFTVLQGKKLPSGWAGKVHACHQLSQSATGDYLLFIDADVRLHPHTIETSLALLKKRKVSLLSGFPKFPVTLFFEKLIVPLQHFVIFFHLPLLFANFTKWPPATAAHGAFMLFKSKDYHAIGGHASIKDSLVDDVDLAKAMKRARYKVVLANVTNYVSCYMYTTNKEVWNGFTKNLFPGLGRSIFLVIFLSLFYTIFYIAPLFFFIYGIFTEQFLWLLPYFITVIQKAYVDLLTGQKAYLAFTMPLSAIGLVVLVNASMWKALKKQGYEWKGRSYQ, from the coding sequence ATGATGATTCTCTTATTTATTGCAGCTGCCCTTCTCTTTTTTGCGGCAACCCTATTAAATAGTCTCTTTTTACCCTCTCTAAAAAAGCCCTCTTTACGGGCTTCTCATTCAGAGAGGGTTGCTGTTTTTGTACCGATGCGTAATGAAGAGAATAACGTAGCTGGTCTTGTTAGCACTTTAAAAGGACTGACTCATCGTCCTATATCTTTTACCATATTGGATGATCATTCAGATGATGAAACCTATAATTTGCTGTTGGAGCACATTGATGACGATAGCCGTTTTACTGTTCTACAAGGAAAGAAGCTTCCGTCTGGTTGGGCTGGTAAAGTTCATGCCTGTCACCAACTTAGTCAAAGTGCAACAGGTGATTACCTTTTATTTATTGATGCCGATGTTCGACTCCATCCTCACACGATCGAGACTTCTCTTGCACTATTGAAGAAGCGAAAAGTTAGTCTACTATCTGGATTTCCCAAATTTCCTGTAACTTTGTTTTTTGAGAAACTGATTGTCCCACTGCAGCATTTTGTTATCTTTTTTCATCTTCCGCTTCTTTTTGCGAACTTTACAAAATGGCCTCCAGCAACAGCAGCACACGGTGCGTTCATGTTGTTTAAGAGCAAGGATTACCATGCCATTGGCGGTCATGCCAGCATTAAGGATTCTTTAGTTGATGATGTAGATTTAGCGAAAGCCATGAAACGAGCGCGTTATAAAGTTGTTCTCGCTAACGTAACGAATTATGTTTCTTGTTATATGTACACGACAAACAAAGAAGTTTGGAACGGATTTACAAAGAACTTGTTTCCTGGATTAGGACGTTCCATCTTTCTCGTTATTTTCTTATCTCTTTTTTATACCATATTTTACATAGCTCCTTTATTCTTTTTCATATACGGCATATTCACTGAACAATTTTTATGGCTGCTTCCTTACTTCATCACAGTCATTCAAAAGGCATACGTCGACCTGTTAACGGGACAAAAAGCTTATCTTGCCTTCACCATGCCGCTATCTGCAATAGGGTTAGTCGTGCTAGTGAATGCCTCTATGTGGAAAGCACTGAAAAAGCAAGGCTACGAATGGAAAGGACGTTCTTATCAATGA